In the genome of Yarrowia lipolytica chromosome 1B, complete sequence, the window AAAATCGGTTTTACTCAGAGAATCAACAACCCTACcaactgtacatactgctAACCCTGATTCTTTGAATAACCCCAATAAGGCTCCTGCTGACCCTTCTGCCGTTCTAGGAAACCAGCTTGTTGAGTACGCTGTGAACATCACTCTTGGTATACCCGGTCAGCCCTTCTCAGTTCAGATTGACACAGGCTCGTCTGACTTGTGGGTGAAGAGTGACGGCTCCTCCGGTGCAttcaacaagaaggctTCTTCTACTTTTCAGGAGGACGTTCCCAACGGCTTTGCAATTGCCCACGGAGACAAAACCTCTGCCATTGGAGATTGGGTCAAAGATACCATCAATATCGGTGGTGTTAGTATTGACCAGTATAGTATTGACCAGTATGAGTTCGCCATGGCTACTCAGACAAATACTGACCCGGTTTTTGGTATCGGCTACCCGAGCAACGAGGCGTCTTATGTCAATAACCTTGGAAATGGGGACCAGTTCCAGTACGACAATCTCCCCATTCGTCTAGCCAAGGACGGATTCATCAACACACCTGCTTATTCTCTGTACCTGGATTCTCTCCAGTCCCAAACTGactctcttctttttggtgCTGTGGATACTTCGAAGTTCACTGGAGGTCTTGCACTCCTCCCTTTTATCAAGGATGAGCCCTCTGACCCCTCTCCACGGGAGTTTCAAGTCACTCTCGCTTCTGTCGATATTAATAATGCAGGATCTACCACTAACGCTCTCGGCACTCCTCGTTTGGCTGTTTTGGATTCTGGAACGACCCTCTCCCTTGTTCCCTCCGCTACTTACTGGACTTTATACAACAACCTAGGCCTCTACTAGGTCCCGCGAGTTAGTTCTGTGGCCACCAAGAACCAGGTCGATGGCTTCACCAACATCAATATCACCTACAACTGCCAGGGTCAGAAGATTGTGGTTCCCATCAACCAACTCTTTATTCCTCTCAATGATTCCAACGGAAACCAGCTCTACATCACTATCAACGGTAGCGATGAGCCTGCTTACAGTTTCCTGGTTGGTGATAATGGCAGCAATAGTGGCCAGAGTGTTCTTGGAGACGGTTTCCTCAGGTCTGCCTACGTTGTCTATGACCTCAAGAACAACCAGGCTGCCACTGGACAGGTTAACTATAACGGAGGTGCCGAaaacctcaaggagattgattCCAACGATATCCCCTCAGCCACAGCTGCTCCCTCAGTCGCCACATGGACAGCCGATAATGACATCACTTCTGATTACGCCACGGCCACCACTCAATACAGTGCCCACCCTTCGGGTCAGTCCAGCGGAAATGACCCTTTTGGGGGGGATCCTTTCGGAAGTCTTGGCTTCTAAACGGTGTCCTGACATGGAACTTCGAGATTCTATAATTCTAAGATATATTGACGGGTGTTTGCATTATGATGTGTTAGTCCAATGCAAGGGGCTACAGCCGACAAGATTAGGTAAAGATCTCTTTACGCCCGACTTTCCTGATACAGAGCGATATCTAAGACCGAAACTTGTCGATATATGAGAACATTATAATAATATGTCTATCTAATGCTTCTCAAGCTTGGCAAAAGCTAGCTCGTAGGCATAGCCAATAGTCAGCTTGGCGTGCTGTCTCATATGCTCAAAGGAGAGACGGTCCAAAgtgtccttggtggtgtggATGAACTTGGAGGTGTACTGGAAGCCAGACTCAATGACAAAAGAAGAGGGGTAGCCATACTTGGTAGCAGAGGCATGATCGGAGCATGCGTATCCACACTGAGTGTCAACGTAAGGAATGTCGCAGTAAGTGTCAATCACTGATTTGACAAATACGGTCAGATCTGGCGAGACAAAATCGGTGATAACACCAATGTG includes:
- a CDS encoding uncharacterized protein (Converted to coding from non-coding YALI0B05060g, similar to uniprot|Q12303 Saccharomyces cerevisiae YLR121c YPS3 GPI-anchored aspartyl protease 3 (yapsin 3) in frame stop codon), whose protein sequence is METLTLRHQLSALEDNLVEYAVNITLGIPGQPFSVQIDTGSSDLWVKSDGSSGAFNKKASSTFQEDVPNGFAIAHGDKTSAIGDWVKDTINIGGVSIDQYSIDQYEFAMATQTNTDPVFGIGYPSNEASYVNNLGNGDQFQYDNLPIRLAKDGFINTPAYSLYLDSLQSQTDSLLFGAVDTSKFTGGLALLPFIKDEPSDPSPREFQVTLASVDINNAGSTTNALGTPRLAVLDSGTTLSLVPRVSSVATKNQVDGFTNINITYNCQGQKIVVPINQLFIPLNDSNGNQLYITINGSDEPAYSFLVGDNGSNSGQSVLGDGFLRSAYVVYDLKNNQAATGQVNYNGGAENLKEIDSNDIPSATAAPSVATWTADNDITSDYATATTQYSAHPSGQSSGNDPFGGDPFGSLGF